A window of the Dictyostelium discoideum AX4 chromosome 4 chromosome, whole genome shotgun sequence genome harbors these coding sequences:
- a CDS encoding RabGAP/TBC domain-containing protein: MFTDRERLEAQKIRVIKDCLNETPIDIEGLKRCSVEEFGFVNKVLRKRIWPLLLNIDTNNIINHSEKIINHKDTDQVTKDVERSMWRFTKGNSQLRNRKKPELTRIVNAVLSIHPQLYYFQGYHEIASVLLLISDESLAFAMLERLSIYHFNDCMLPNFAEVLKVLNLIFPLISMVDQHVYNFIIKSQVQPMFAISWILTWFSHNLDELDTAARVYDYLLSAHPMASIYLSVCVITSQRETLLNLECSFDSIHAFFTSNLPELDFDKIIKQTDSLLEKITPSKLQSSSKVYLLPESQLNRYPYDWMIFNNNNTTTNSKSSKLITNNKGTNQKRQQIYKFIFFILFGSISLFGTFVFLSIKSPNTFKHINSFLSPLLFNLFNNRFNQNNITNGETVSNFNQ; this comes from the exons atgtTCACAGATAGAGAAAGATTAGAGGCACAAAAAATTAGAGTAATTAAAGATTGTTTAAATGAAACACCAATTGATATAGAGGGGTTAAAGAGATGTTCAGTCGAAGAGTTTGGTTTTgtaaataaagttttaaggAAAAGAATATGGCCTCTTCTTTTGAATATAGATACAAACAACATTATAAATCATTCAgagaaaattataaatcataAAGACACTGATCAAGTTACAAAAGATGTTGAAAGATCAATGTGGAGATTTACAAAAGGAAATTCACAATtaag AAATCGTAAAAAACCAGAACTAACTAGAATAGTGAATGCAGTTTTATCAATTCACCCacaactttattattttcaaggATATCACGAGATAGCAAgcgttttattattaatatctgaTGAAAGTTTGGCATTTGCAATGCTTGAAAGATTATCgatttatcattttaatGATTGTATGTTACCAAATTTTGCAGAggttttaaaagttttaaatttaatatttcctTTAATTTCAATGGTTGATCAACAT gtttataattttataataaagtCACAAGTTCAACCAATGTTTGCAATTAGTTGGATATTAACATGGTTTTCACATAATTTGGATGAATTGGATACAGCTGCAAGAGTATATGATTATCTTTTATCAGCTCATCCAATGGCATCGATATATCTCTCTGTTTGTGTTATTACCAGTCAAAGAgaaactttattaaatttggaatGTTCTTTTGATAGTATTCATGCATTTTTCACTTCAAATTTACCTGAATTggattttgataaaattataaagcAAACAGATTCTCTTTTAGAAAAAATTACTCCTTCAAAATTACAATCCTCTTCAAAAGTTTATCTTTTACCAGA gtCTCAATTAAATAGGTACCCATATGATTGGatgatatttaataataataataccactaCTAATAGCAAATCAAgtaaattaataacaaataacAAAGGAACAAACCAAAAAAGAcaacaaatatataaatttattttctttattctaTTTGGATCAATATCATTGTTTGGGACCtttgtatttttatcaattaaatctcCAAATACATTTAAACATATAAACTCTTTTCTATCACCActtttattcaatttatttaataatcgttttaatcaaaataatatcacCAATGGTGAAACAGTTTCCAAttttaatcaataa
- a CDS encoding RapGAP/RanGAP domain-containing protein translates to MVIQEIICIHEHIKEPLQMILLDCRATLNLVMREEAFQKEYEKLYSDSNKFLSIVNTFLSVHVFPDGDVRLMPSSDDKEINIAEYSETKKFYLQCFIAAFSKFRKHTAKLINTIKSMDMQYLKQNQTIFSLLKHKLNYIMFSVLDSARYIIKVLRSNSLSELNFTHFNDSNINNVSTDFLIKMKQLTEYCCDPPSGLNRYDFGDFKKKYMDSFTTFSELMNECLFDISKQSKSIIETSNGLLEDLGILFELTLRSASMGNGIGSFHLDMLSKRSDIEKWIVDLVEKVKFILPLIIQCFKKLPSPNPLTNYLPLIGEEYQQKQQLQLQQQSGITIDTDDSSSVTSTSESNYSSALLTTGDHSNRSSIISNGGANLPTSLSNLETFLDTTPKLTTTTTTTTTTTTTTTTTTPQYLNVNSNSSHSSLQPSPQPFNINNNSPNNNPNNNPNNNNNNPNNNNNPNNISSHKRQNSDLPIIVLSLDDDDDDDQDTPVIWSMSVSEVSSDPFNKEKPQQNQQQSPTLTDDKKKKWFRNPFKKDSPSTSPTPTPLNQQNIKIPPIQTSSISVSTSPNSNSSNSSPLLSPKLQGNSTFTSNSSSSINNEISIPLPNVLINPFSNSNNNNAKLIEILENIIDEFDHTQEDEILFDSIKKTIPIGLQGKVEDKSIELFDTTTSSLLKDYIVEYDGHKSKRFTSKLLVEFDHNERHIAHYHQIHQQEHYNYTANIPEFGGNIILSIKKEPEQTLNSTPSTITNSTSNSNLSAITSPTTSMTTSRQHHHQHHNHHHHNHHHHHHRVLIRMKNSTERLMIKSSSNKESDLIKAVISYLKVIVKISSSSLKLNRSEQLIQQLLQYEHQNLKRQYSFLLLFQGEGQSNENQLLSNNNVSREFIDFYKFLGKTVPLKNWKRYSGDIYNTNNNNNNSSYEQDSIVYNQVNDIEVVFQVTNLLESLEKRKELYSKSQVIIIYHEGSKPFNQQNFNFSNNQILIIIKKVKVDDGSMINYKIGTIYNNNISPFGPMIPEGSVFKKDSLFLHYFITKCINAQNAYLSCPIFNQSSISKREMALNEIVNKKK, encoded by the exons atggTCATACAAGAAATAATATGTATACATGAGCATATAAAGGAACCTCTTCAAATGATATTATTGGATTGCAGGGCAACACTAAATCTGGTGATGAGAGAAGAAGCATTTCAAAAAGAATATGAAAAGTTATATTCAGATAGTAACAAGTTCCTATCGATTGTAAATACATTCCTTAGTGTTCATGTGTTTCCAGATGGTGATGTTAGATTAATGCCATCATCAGATGATAAAGAGATTAACATTGCAGAATACTCTGAAACTAAAAAGTTTTATCTTCAATGTTTTATTGCGGCATTTAGTAAATTTCGTAAACATACAGCAAAACTTATCAATACAATCAAATCAATGGATATgcaatatttaaaacaaaatcaaaccATCTTCTCTTTATTAAAACATAAATTAAACTATATAATGTTTAGTGTTTTAGATTCTGCtagatatattattaaagttttaagatcaaattctttaagtgaattaaattttactCATTTCAATGATAgt aatattaataatgtatcaacagattttttaataaaaatgaaacaattaaCAGAATATTGTTGTGATCCACCAAGTGGATTGAATAGATATGATTTTGGTGACTTTAAAAAGAAGTATATGGATTCATTTACAACATTTTCAGAGTTGATGAATGAATGTTTATTTGATATTTCAAAGCAATCAAAATCGATCATTGAGACTTCCAATGGTTTATTAGAGGATTTAGGTATACTTTTCGAATTAACACTCAGAAGTGCTTCAATGGGAAATGGTATTGGTTCATTTCACTTGGATATGCTCTCAAAAAGATCCGATATTGAAAAATGGATCGTTGATTTAGTTGAAAAGGTAAAATTCATTTTACCACTCATTATCCAATGTTTTAAGAAATTACCAAGTCCAAATCCTTTAACAAATTATTTACCTTTAATTGGTGAAGAAtatcaacaaaaacaacaactacaactacaacaacagtCCGGTATTACTATTGATACCGATGACTCAAGTAGTGTAACTTCAACTTCTGAAAGTAATTATTCTTCTGCTCTTCTCACCACTGGTGATCATAGTAACCGTAGTAGTATCATAAGTAACGGTGGTGCAAACTTACCAACCAGTCTAAGTAATTTAGAAACTTTTTTAGATACTACTCCAAAAttaacaactacaacaaccacaactacaactactacaactactacaactacaacaacaccacaatACTTAAATGTAAATTCTAATTCATCTCATTCTTCATTACAACCATCACCACAAccttttaatatcaataataattcaccaaataataatccaaataataatccaaataataataataataatccaaataataataataatccaaataatattagtagtCATAAAAGACAAAATTCAGATTTACCAATAATTGTATTATCTttggatgatgatgatgatgatgatcaaGATACTCCAGTAATTTGGTCAATGTCAGTATCTGAGGTTTCATCTGATCCATTTAATAAAGAGAAACCacaacaaaaccaacaacaatctccAACTTTGACCGATgataaaaagaagaaatggTTTAGAAATCCATTTAAAAAGGATTCACCAAGTAcatcaccaacaccaacaccattaaatcaacaaaacaTAAAAATTCCACCAATTCAAACCTCCTCAATATCAGTTTCAACCTCACCAAATTCAAActcttcaaattcatcaccaCTTTTATCACCAAAACTTCAAGGTAATTCAACCTTTACCTCCAACTCTTCatcttcaattaataatgaaatttcaattccattaccaaatgttttaataaatccatttagtaattcaaataataacaatgctAAATTGATTGAGATTTTAGAGAATATCATTGACGAGTTTGACCATACTCAAGAAGATGAGATTCTATttgattcaatcaaaaagacTATACCTATTGGACTTCAAGGAAAGGTTGAAGATAAATCCATTGAACTATTCGATACCACCACTTCATCGTTACTCAAAGATTACATTGTTGAATATGATGGTCATAAATCAAAGAGATTCACCTCAAAGCTATTGGTAGAATTTGATCATAATGAAAGACATATCGCTCACTATCACCAAATACATCAACAAGAACATTACAATTATACTGCCAATATACCAGAGTTTGGtggtaatattatattatcaattaaaaaagaaccTGAACAAACATTAAATTCTACTCCTTCAACAATAACTAATAGCACTAGTAATAGTAATCTCTCTGCAATCACTTCACCTACGACATCAATGACTACAAGTcgtcaacatcatcatcaacatcataatcaccaccatcataatcatcatcatcatcatcatagaGTTTTAATAAGAATGAAAAATAGTACTGAACGTTTAATGATTAAATCCTCAAGTAACAAAGAatcagatttaattaaagctGTCATTAGTTATCTTAAAGTAATTGTAAAgatatcttcatcatcactcAAATTGAATAGATCTGAACAATTGATTCAACAATTACTCCAATATGAACATCAAAATCTAAAGAGACAATATTcctttttactattattccAAGGTGAAGGtcaatcaaatgaaaatcaacTTTTATCCAATAATAACGTTAGTAGAGAGTTTATTGATTTCTATAAATTCTTAGGAAAAACTGttcctttaaaaaattggaagAGATATTCTGGTGATATctataataccaataataataataataactccTCCTATGAACAAGATTCTATCGTTTACAATCAAGTTAATGATATTGAAGTTGTCTTTCAAGTTACTAATCTTTTAGAGTCTCTAGAAAAACGAAAAGAACTCTATTCAAAATCTCaagttattatcatttaccATGAAGGTTCAAAACCATTTAATcaacaaaattttaatttttcaaataatc aaattttaattattattaaaaaagttaaagtTGATGATGGATCAAtgattaattataaaattggaacaatatataataataacatttcACCATTTGGGCCAATGATACCAGAAGGTTCAGTTTTCAAAAAAGATTCTTTATTCcttcattattttataacAAAGTGTATCAATGCTCAAAATGCTTACTTATCTTGTCCAATATTTAATCAATCCTCTATTTCTAAAAGAGAAATGgcattaaatgaaattgtaaacaaaaagaaatag
- the fntA gene encoding protein farnesyltransferase/geranylgeranyltransferase type I alpha subunit, whose protein sequence is MSSSEEDDGYVPFSKRPEWSDVKPLAQDDGPHPICPILYSEVFKDKMNYFRAILKSKEKSLRVLDLLEEVIQENPSNYTIWYYRREVLKAIEQDETIEYDIQQEMNLLNDMGETDPKNYQIWNHRRFIVEKYIGSDNKEKEFLSGVLLEDAKNYHAWSHRQWLLKTYRDWNGELAMVDKLLSLDHRNNSVWNHRFFVISNLNPSPFPLSLIEREVEFAFNHIRHSPNNESPWSYLKGLFKGQKISTIYPSLLDILLEMKSKYIGCSHVNSIILDIYQEQNTKISLENSLNICKLLSETIDPIHKNYWNFKYNTISDQLKLIN, encoded by the exons atgtCAAGTAGTGAAGAGGATGATGGTTATGTGCCATTTTCAAAAAGACCAGAATGGAGTGATGTAAAACCTTTGGCACAAGATGATGGACCACATCCAATTTGCCCAATTTTATATTCAGAAGTTT TTAAGgataaaatgaattattttagagcaatattaaaatctaaaGAGAAATCACTTAGAGTATTAGATTTATTAGAGGAAGTTATTCAAGAGAATCCATCAAATTATACCATATGGTATTATAGAAGGGAAGTATTGAAAGCCATTGAACAAGATGAAACTATTGAATATGATATTCAACAAGAGATGAACTTATTGAATGATATGGGAGAAACAGATCCaaagaattatcaaatttggAATCATAGACGTTTTATAGTTGAAAAATATATTGGTAGTGATAATAAAGAGAAAGAATTCCTCAGTGGTGTATTATTGGAGGATGCTAAAAACTATCATGCATGGTCACATAGACAATGGTTATTAAAAACCTATCGTGATTGGAATGGTGAATTGGCAATGGtcgataaattattatcgtTGGATCATCGTAATAATTCAGTTTGGAATCACCGTTTTTTCgtcatttcaaatttaaatccatCTCCTTTCCCTTTGTCTTTGATCGAACGTGAAGTTGAATTTGCTTTCAATCATATACGTCATAGTCCAAATAATGAATCACCTTGGAGTTATCTTAAAGGTTTATTCAAAGGTCAAAAGATTTCCACTATTTATCCTTCCCTTTTGGATATACTATTGGAAATGAAATCAAAGTATATTGGTTGTTCTCATGTTAACTCTATCATTTTAGATATTTATCAAGAACAAAATACTAAAATTTCTTTagaaaattctttaaat atttgtaaattattatcagaaACAATTGATCCAATTcataaaaattattggaattttaaatataatacaatttcagatcaattgaaattaattaattaa
- a CDS encoding Ras GTPase activation domain-containing protein: MSGTNNSSGFSPSSSPGSKKSISAPKNVEWSSLGRKVGVAKTSMLQKMGKVETTQSNPQLVIDNMKVKVLKALYDETIRLSKKMVSKTQKYITSSTPLQESLQELANYYTNEHFTGRSIENILKIHFELAAFREKQQTSITNRFVLPAENFVHTVLGPSRDAKGKFRKSRLEYDSALSKLKIAQQATNIDLRNLYICQSHFATYKLRFAHRQYEAQVRLADTVQRHGFEYLVQSINLLATLHDLYSNSCTHLNENEQSIKEIKDYSANQKKIFQDQKQDHQLKLYELSREKEENKYNELVQIFSSPDLAVVNAICLSAGSDQEAILEDLVRILDAHKQTLPIIKLGITKEVQSTSSAQTLFRGNSTATKLMTAFTRMTGRPYLVATLKPIVDKLLKDSSGYELDPEKTSNTEGNVERLSQICQEFLYAIYNSLDSCPLPFREMANHLQKEVVKVFPESKHTSVGGFIFLRFFCPCILSPDTCGVSDSASLTMEARRALILVSKTLQNVANGITFGSKETYMKDMNGFLESNMEGCKDFLDRIAEMPSNTDYQPLSSISEVKSNQLPSIHKLLIKNLEKIFKTLNQYQQSSVTFSLVSALGKLGDVSTD; this comes from the exons atgagtGGAACAAACAATAGCAGTGGAttttcaccatcatcatcacctgGATCTAAAAAGAGTATTTCAGCACCAAAAAATGTAGAATGGAGTTCTTTAGGTAGAAAAGTAGGAGTTGCCAAAACTTCAATGCTTCAAAAAATGGGAAAA gTTGAAACCACTCAATCCAATCCTCAACttgtaattgataatatgAAAGTTAAAGTATTAAAAGCATTATATGATGAGACCATTAGATTATCAAAGAAAATGGTTTCAAAAACTCAAAAATACATTACATCATCTACACCATTACAAGAGTCATTACAAGAATTGGCAAATTATTATACCAATGAACATTTCACTGGtagatcaattgaaaatattttgaaaattcattttgaACTTGCTGCATTTAGAGAAAAACAA cAAACTTCAATCACTAATAGATTTGTTTTACCAGCTGAAAATTTTGTTCATACAGTTTTAGGACCATCAAGA gaTGCAAAAGGAAAATTCCGTAAATCAAGATTGGAATATGATTCAGCATTAAGTAAATTAAAGATAGCTCAACAAGCaacaaatattgatttaagaAATCTTTATATTTGTCAATCACATTTTGCAACCTATAAACTTAGATTTGCTCATAGACAATATGAAGCTCAAGTGAGATTAGCAGATACAGTTCAAAGACATGGTTTTGAATATTTGGTACAATCAATCAATCTATTGGCTACACTTCATGATCTTTACTCAAATTCTTGTACTCATTTAAATGAGAATGAACAATCGATTAAAGAGATTAAAGATTATTCtgcaaatcaaaaaaagatctTTCAAGATCAAAAACAagatcatcaattaaaactttatgaATTATcaagagaaaaagaagaaaataaatataatgaacTTGTTCAg atattttcatCACCAGATTTAGCAGTAGTAAATGCAATTTGTTTATCAGCAGGTAGTGATCAAGAAGCGATTTTAGAAGATTTGGTTAGAATTTTAGATGCACATAAACAAACATTACCAATTATTAAACTTGGTATCACAAAAGAAGTACAATCTACTTCATCAGCACAAACTCTATTTAGAGGTAATAGTACTGCAACCAAATTGATGACAGCTTTCACCAGAATGACTGGTAGACCCTATTTGGTGGCAACTTTGAAACCAATTGTTGATAAACTATTGAAAGATTCTTCGGGTTATGAATTGGATCCAGAGAAAACTTCAAATACTGAAGGTAATGTCGAGAGATTATCTCAAATTTGTCAAGAGTTTTTATATGCAATCTATAATTCACTCGATTCTTGTCCACTACCTTTCAGAGAGATGGCAAATCATCTTCAAAAAGAAGTGGTCAAAGTATTCCCTGAAAGTAAACATACTTCGGTTGGTGGTTTCATTTTCCTTAGATTCTTTTGTCCTTGTATTCTCTCACCTGATACTTGTGGTGTATCAGATTCTGCTTCTTTGACAATGGAAGCCAGAAGAGCTCTCATTCTCGTTAGTAAAACACTTCAAAATGTTGCAAATGGTATCACCTTTGGTTCAAAAGAAACTTATATGAAGGATATGAATGGTTTCTTAGAGAGTAATATGGAAGGTTGTAAAGATTTTTTAGATAGAATTGCT GAAATGCCATCAAATACTGATTATCAACCactttcatcaatttcagaggttaaatcaaatcaattaccATCAATTCATAAATtactaattaaaaatttagagaaaatatttaaaactttgAATCAATACCAACAAAGTTCTGTTACATTCTCATTGGTTAGTGCATTAGGTAAACTAGGTGATGTTTCAACCGATTAG
- a CDS encoding RapGAP/RanGAP domain-containing protein — MKRSQSDVSLSKSQELAGILGEKLDSLEIGDSSNINQQSTIEPTNTVSTNKTILQPPPHTTAPTTLSSLITDRKFLSSSSSGTAISSLNSNSNSNPNSNPNSNPNSNSSTPSLNSSNTSTPSFVSEKQKPKKTLSVTSFDLSAGDLVPKKKYATVNSGGELSPKKPNKMKSVSNFFKKSTSNSNLLDDNDLNSNGNVGGSGAESPSLNSSSSSINSCSGSTHQLTLNNNNNNNNNNNNFSGNGSNTPTGGSLRKKEGESFKSKIDSFFSISGNGNGKNNRSSFIGGGNNSNLLEFNSSDDSDFDTSSDDEPPKKQIYKKGKLKIFSTSSSSHQRSKSKEEDNNGSANNSPSMNLPELSTNEIYGLPITQKGHAPSPICNSNSINTTTSSQQPPLQQQQQQQQQQSPTSSKKLERKSISDPNMLTLINGENLSSPPPLPPTTTTTTILPTEEINNIDEDQDQEDLKKSLERRLIRRPTVAELKLDNIIFQTEFEDVAIEQTKIEINSQKLFAGTRPSKKKFFNTPLPNTNSINVSLLKIENNINQQNNPTKEEQQTTKPIIETNNEEYNSRILQLIMSCPGWKKENEMQEDSNNNNNNNNQSLCIEEIENEFPHYFESFMKDRHKNYLANNQDELGPVVISIKREAERTPSYRKLKKKKKENSYITEVSASCPNLSVHTLPSSSSSSSTTTPSSSFLNLPQQAHSTQALQQLTQQQQQQQQQQQQQSQQQQQQQQIQQSPQLTLQPITPIPNIESTERKFKTIIRTKDGEDRFYLSSGKSSPHELINTIKSFYLSDYPELQFQKIPNNSETRKMLQYWETAQMTKDYKFGILYRKNNQTNENDFFSNKDESPEFKEFLEFIGEKVKLKGFDKFKGGLDVKNDTTGTHSVFKTKEVSISETKKFNVSIMFHVSTYLPFYPNDQQQLERKRHIGNDIIVIIFQDINCSPPFKPNMLKSEFNHVFVVIQPLEKINSNEITKYSVSITYKDGVSTSSPFFPPQKIWKKDNVFLDYLLTKLINAEKASYYSPSFSDKMKRTRLILLKNIVTTTLK; from the exons atgaaaaggaGCCAAAGCGATGTATCATTATCTAAATCTCAAGAATTAGCTGGTATTTTAGGAGAGAAATTAGACAGTTTAGAAATTGGAGACTCAAGTAATATTAATCAACAATCAACAATAGAACCAACAAATACAGtatcaacaaataaaacaattttgcaaccaccaccacataCAACAGCACCAACAACCTTATCATCATTGATTACAGATAGAAAATTcctttcttcatcttcatcaggAACAGCTATCTcttctttaaattcaaattcaaattcaaatccaaattcaaatccaaattcaaatccaaattcaaattcatcaacaccatcattaaattcatcaaataCATCGACACCATCATTTGTTtcagaaaaacaaaaaccaaAGAAAACATTATCAGTAACTAGTTTTGATTTATCAGCAGGTGATCTTGtaccaaaaaagaaatatgcAACAGTAAATTCAGGTGGTGAACTTTCAccaaaaaaaccaaataaaatgaaatcagTTTCAAACTTTTTCAAAAAGTCAACTAGCAATAGTAATCTTTtggatgataatgatttaaatagcAATGGTAATGTTGGAGGATCAGGTGCTGAATCACCAAGTTTAAATTCATCAAGTTCAAGTATAAATAGTTGCAGTGGCTCAACTCATCAATTAactctcaacaacaacaacaataataataataataataataattttagtgGTAATGGATCAAATACACCAACAGGTGGATCATTAAGAAAGAAAGAAGgagaatcatttaaatcaaagattgattctttcttttcaattAGTGGAAATGGTAATGGCAAAAATAATAGATCAAGTTtcattggtggtggtaataatagtaatttattAGAATTCAATTCCTCTGACGATTCAGATTTTGATACTTCATCTGATGATGAACCAcctaaaaaacaaatttataaaaaaggtaaattaaaaatatttagtaCTAGTAGTTCTAGTCATCAAAGATCAAAAAGTAAAGAAGAAGATAACAATGGTAGTGCAAATAATAGTCCATCAATGAATTTACCAGAATTATCAACAAATGAAATCTATGGTTTACCAATAACTCAAAAAGGACATGCTCCTTCTCCAATTTGTAATAGTAATTCAATAAATACAACAACCTCATCTCAACAACCaccattacaacaacaacaacaacaacagcaacagcaatcACCAACAAGTTCTAAAAAGTTAGaaagaaaatcaatatcAGATCCAAATATGTTAACATTAATTAATGGTGAAAATctatcatcaccaccaccactaccaccaacaacaacaacaacaacaatactaCCTACAGAAGAGATTAACAACATTGATGAAGATCAAGATCAAgaagatttaaagaaatcattagAAAGAAGATTAATAAGAAGACCAACTGTAgcagaattaaaattagataatattatttttcaaactGAATTTGAAGATGTTGCTATAGAACAAAccaaaattgaaataaatagtcaaaaattatttgcaGGAACAAGACCaagtaaaaagaaattctTTAATACTCCACTTCCAAATACAAATTCTATTAatgtatcattattaaagattgaaaataatatcaatcaACAAAACAATCCAACCAAAGAAGAACAACAGACAACTAAACCAATAATTGAAACTAATAACGAAGAATATAACAGTAGgatattacaattaattatGAGTTGTCCCGGttggaaaaaagaaaatgaaatgcaagaagattcaaataataacaacaacaacaataatcaatcattatGCATTGAAGagattgaaaatgaattccCACATTATTTTGAAAGTTTTATGAAAGATAGACATAAAAACTATTTAGCAAATAACCAAGATGAACTTGGTCCAGTTGTTATTAGTATAAAAAGAGAGGCTGAAAGAACTCCTTCCTatagaaaattaaagaaaaagaaaaaagaaaactcaTATATTACTGAAGTTAGTGCAAGTTGTCCAAATTTATCTGTACATACCCtcccatcatcatcatcatcatcatcaacaacaacaccttcatcatcatttttaaatttacctcAACAAGCACACTCAACTCAAGCATTACAACAATtaactcaacaacaacaacaacaacaacaacaacaacaacaacaatctcaacaacaacaacaacaacaacaaatacaacaatcaCCACAATTAACATTACAACCAATTACTCCAATACCAAATATTGAATCAACagaaagaaaatttaaaacgaTTATTAGAACTAAAGATGGTGAAGatagattttatttatccTCTGGTAAATCATCACCACATGAACTTATCAATACAATTAAATCTTTCTATCTCTCTGATTATCCTGAATTACAATTCCaaaaaattccaaataaCTCTGAAACTAGAAAGATGCTTCAATATTGGGAAACCGCTCAAATGACTAAAGATTATAAATTTGGTATCCTCTATAGAAAGAATAATCAAAccaatgaaaatgatttcttttcaaataaagatGAAAGTCCTGAATTTAAAGAGTTTTTAGAATTCATTGGtgaaaaagttaaattaaaaggttttgataaatttaaaggtGGTTTAGATGtaaaaa atgatACAACTGGTACTCATTCagtttttaaaactaaagaAGTTTCCATAAGTGAAACTAAGAAATTCAATGTATCAATAATGTTCCATGTTAGTACATATTTACCTTTCTATCCAAATGACCAACAACAACTCGAAAGAAAACGTCATATTGGTaatgatattattgttataatttttcaaGATATAAATTGTTCACCACCTTTTAAACCAAATATGTTAAAATCTGAATTTAAtc atgtTTTCGTTGTTATTCAACCattagaaaaaattaattcaaatgaaattactAAATACTCTGTTTCAATCACCTACAAAGATGGTGtttcaacatcatcaccCTTTTTCCCACCTcaaaaaatttggaaaaaggATAATGTATTTTTAGATTACCTTCtcacaaaattaattaatgctGAAAAAGCTTCATATTATTCACCTTCGTTCTCAGATAAAATGAAAAGGACAAGATTAATTTTACTAAAAAATATTGTAACAACAaccttaaaataa